From one Pseudomonas sp. S35 genomic stretch:
- a CDS encoding quinone oxidoreductase, whose protein sequence is MAKRIQFSAHGGPDVLEYVDYTPAEPGPQQVRVRNEAIGLNFIDTYFRSGLYAPPALPSGLGAEGAGVVDAVGSEVSQFKVGDRVAYGSGPLGAYSELHVLPAANLVHLPEDISFEQAAGAMLKGLTVQYLLRQTYELKGGETILFHAAAGGVGSLACQWAKALGVKLIGTVSSPEKAALAKSLGAWETIDYSKENVAQRVLELTDGKKVPVVYDGVGKDTWLTSLDSVAPRGLVVSFGNASGAVDGVNLGILSAKGSLYVTRPTLATYANNPTNLQAMADDLFSMIQSGKVRIDINQRYPLAQAAKAQTELSGRRTTGSTILLP, encoded by the coding sequence ATGGCCAAACGTATCCAGTTCAGCGCCCATGGCGGCCCCGACGTACTTGAATATGTCGACTACACGCCGGCAGAGCCGGGCCCGCAGCAGGTTCGGGTGCGTAATGAGGCCATTGGCCTGAACTTCATCGACACCTATTTCCGCAGCGGCCTGTATGCGCCGCCTGCCTTGCCGTCCGGCCTGGGCGCAGAAGGCGCCGGCGTGGTTGATGCCGTTGGCAGCGAAGTCAGCCAATTCAAGGTCGGCGACCGCGTGGCCTATGGCAGCGGGCCGCTTGGCGCCTACAGCGAACTGCACGTCTTGCCCGCCGCCAACCTGGTGCACCTGCCGGAGGACATCAGCTTCGAACAAGCCGCCGGTGCCATGCTCAAGGGCCTGACCGTGCAGTATCTGCTGCGCCAGACCTATGAACTCAAGGGTGGCGAAACCATCCTGTTCCACGCCGCAGCCGGCGGCGTGGGTTCCCTGGCCTGCCAATGGGCCAAGGCGCTGGGCGTGAAGTTGATCGGTACCGTGAGTTCGCCGGAAAAGGCCGCCCTAGCCAAATCCCTCGGCGCCTGGGAAACCATCGACTACAGCAAGGAAAACGTCGCACAGCGCGTGCTGGAATTGACCGACGGCAAAAAAGTGCCGGTGGTGTACGACGGCGTGGGTAAGGATACCTGGCTGACGTCGCTGGACAGCGTGGCACCACGTGGGTTGGTGGTGAGCTTTGGCAATGCCTCAGGGGCTGTGGATGGGGTGAACCTGGGGATACTCTCGGCCAAGGGCTCGCTGTACGTGACTCGACCGACCCTGGCGACCTACGCCAACAACCCGACGAACCTGCAGGCGATGGCGGATGATCTGTTTTCGATGATCCAGAGCGGCAAGGTGCGCATTGATATCAACCAGCGGTATCCGCTGGCGCAGGCGGCGAAGGCGCAGACGGAGCTGTCGGGTCGACGTACCACGGGGTCGACCATTCTGTTGCCTTGA
- the hemF gene encoding oxygen-dependent coproporphyrinogen oxidase, translated as MTTRTEAVKAYLLDLQDRICSALETFETDTRFIEDAWTRPAGGGGRTRVIENGSVIEKGGVNFSHVFGSGLPPSASAHRPELAGRGFEALGVSLVIHPHNPHVPTSHANVRFFIAEKEGEEPVWWFGGGFDLTPYYGNEEDCVHWHRVAEQACAPFGPDVYSRYKAWCDTYFHIKHRNEPRGIGGLFFDDLNEWDFDTCFAFIRAIGDAYIDAYLPIVQRRKALAYTEQQREFQEFRRGRYVEFNLVYDRGTLFGLQSGGRTESILMSLPPQVRWSYDWKAEAGSEEARLTDYFLQDRDWLGVAAPKAAV; from the coding sequence ATGACTACCCGCACCGAGGCTGTAAAGGCCTACCTGCTCGACCTGCAAGACCGCATTTGCAGTGCCCTGGAAACCTTCGAGACGGACACTCGCTTTATCGAAGACGCCTGGACCCGGCCTGCCGGCGGCGGCGGTCGCACCCGTGTGATCGAAAACGGTTCGGTGATCGAAAAAGGCGGCGTTAACTTTTCCCACGTGTTTGGCAGCGGCCTCCCGCCGTCCGCCAGTGCGCACCGCCCCGAGTTGGCTGGCCGTGGCTTTGAAGCCCTCGGCGTGTCGCTGGTGATCCACCCGCACAACCCCCACGTGCCGACTTCCCACGCCAACGTGCGTTTTTTCATCGCTGAAAAAGAAGGTGAAGAGCCGGTGTGGTGGTTCGGGGGAGGCTTTGACCTCACGCCCTACTACGGCAATGAAGAAGACTGCGTCCACTGGCACCGGGTGGCCGAACAGGCCTGTGCGCCGTTCGGTCCGGACGTGTACTCACGCTATAAGGCGTGGTGCGACACCTACTTCCACATCAAGCACCGCAACGAGCCCCGTGGCATCGGCGGCCTGTTCTTCGATGACTTGAACGAGTGGGACTTCGACACCTGCTTCGCCTTCATCCGCGCCATCGGCGATGCCTACATCGACGCGTACCTGCCCATCGTGCAGCGCCGCAAGGCCTTGGCCTATACCGAGCAGCAGCGCGAATTCCAGGAGTTCCGTCGCGGCCGCTACGTTGAGTTCAACCTGGTCTACGACCGCGGCACGCTGTTCGGTCTGCAATCGGGTGGGCGCACCGAGTCGATCCTGATGTCGCTGCCGCCCCAAGTGCGCTGGAGCTATGACTGGAAAGCCGAGGCCGGCAGCGAAGAGGCGCGGCTCACCGATTACTTCCTGCAGGACCGTGACTGGCTGGGCGTTGCCGCGCCCAAGGCGGCAGTCTGA